The Piliocolobus tephrosceles isolate RC106 chromosome 2, ASM277652v3, whole genome shotgun sequence genome window below encodes:
- the LOC111544315 gene encoding uncharacterized protein LOC111544315 isoform X3 produces the protein MSALESPRLLLPLEKPTDRRAAHPAVAPPVQAESAGDGRAAATHLPAKEPWARRGRDRFPPQREPTLPQVDVDFKPAERRAHFHCLKPPRVRLEHSSLSHPELASPVDRSTDHRAGKGPCQAGP, from the exons ATGTCTGCATTGGAATCGCCTCGCCTCCTTTTACCGTTGGAGAAGCCGACGGACAGACGGGCAGCGCATCCCGCCGTCGCACCACCCGTCCAGGCAGAGAGCGCAGGAGACGGGAGGGCGGCAGCGACACATCTCCCAGCCAAGGAGCCCTGGGCCCGCAGAGGCCGCGACAGGTTCCCCCCGCAGAGGGAACCCACTCTGCCGCAGGTCGATGTGGACTTCAAGCCTGCAGAGCGGAGAGCCCATTTCCATTGCTTAAAGCCACCCCGTGTGCG GTTAGAGCACAGCAGCCTGAGCCACCCAGAACTGGCCAGTCCGGTGGACCGGTCCACAGACCACAGGGCCGGGAAGGGACCTTGTCAAGCAGGCCCATGA